The Candidatus Campbellbacteria bacterium genomic sequence GTATTAGCGTCTATTAGTAAACGCGCTTTTAATGGTGTCGGCATCGGAATATTCAAGTTCAGTTCCTGTGGAGAGTCCGCGTCCGAGCATGGAGATAGTAATACCGTTTTCAGTGGTGATAGGTAAGAGAAGTGACTTCACGTGGTCCGCGGTCATTTCACCCTCAGGATGTGCTCCTGTGGCGATAATGATTTCTTTGAGGTTTTTGATATTTTTTTGCACGTACTTCGTGAGCTCGTCTGTTTTAAGATTTGATGGTGTTGATTCAAGAAGGGGAACGGTTCCTCCAATGACAAAGTAGTGACCGTTGTATGCGTGTGTTTTTTCAATGGCGTCTAGATCGGCATCTTTTTCAACCACCATGAGTAGGTGTGTGTCCCGGTTTGGAGATGAACAGATATCACAGACCTCGGCGTAGCCATCTGCATCAAAGAAGCGGTGGCACTGCGCACAGCGTGAAATAGACGCTTGGAGTTCTTCAATACGCTCAGACAAACTTTTCACAAATGCCTTGTCTTGGGTAAGGAGAAAGTGCACGAAGCGTTTTGCTTGTCGTGGTCCGATGCCTGGAAATTTTTGAAAGTATTCAGCTAGTTTTTGTATCGCGTTCATCTTGTACAGTTTAACAAATTTTGATCCACTATGTGTTTCTTGACAGAAAAAATGTGCGGTATATAATGTTTGTAGATTACATTTCAAACGCGTTTATACAGTGGAATAGTAGGAAGTCTTAGTATGGTTTGAGCGAGTTCGGGATAGTGTGAGCCGAACCCTGAAGAGATTTTTGAACACGTCACTGGAGCGGTTAGTGAAAAAGCCCAGCAAAGAAGTAGGGCACAAGCTAGACGGTGGTCACACATCGTGAATCTGTAAATTAAGTGTCCGGATATCCTGCATAAGGAGTTCGGGAAAGAGGATGGAACCGCGGGTAGTCATATCTAAAGACTCTCGTTCCTTTTGTATCGTCGTATATGACGGTGCACAGGGAATGGGAGTTTTTTGCGTTTATGAAAGGAGAAACGCATGGGCTTCACACGAACCCGTCGTTCTTTTGGCGGAGCAGGTCCGCACTAACAACCTGTACGGAGAGATAATCTCTCCGTACACATGGTGTCTGTAGCTCAATTGGTAGAGCGCTTCTCTGTGGCAGAAGTGGTTGCGGGTTCAAGTCCCGTCAGACACCCTATGAGCTATAAAAGTAAAAAACAAAAAAATACGCTCAGAAATCGCATTGGTAATAAGATGCGAACATTTAGAATTGTTCTTTCAAGACTCGCACAGAACGTGCGGTCTCAGCTCAAAGGTCGAAAGGAAAGCAAAATGTCCCTACCACAGACGAGAAAGGTCATGGCATTTCTTCGAGATGAGGCTCGGCGTATTCGACCCAACAACAAGAGGATTGACGAATGGGTCGATGAACTTCTCGAGCAGTGTGCTCGAGACGGAAAGCCGGTAGACGTACTCACCCAGTGGTGTCTGTCGAAAGATCTCGAAACTCGGAAAATACAACAAGGAGGTCGACTTTCACCCCTTCCTTCCGAGAAGAAGATGATCCTTGAGGCAATTCCGCGCATTATTGATGTTTTCACCAGTAATGGCTTTCGAGTCAACTGGTGGTTCACATTCAACAAGGCGTTTGTGGACGAGGGGCGGGTGTCTGATGCATTGGTCGTCGAGTATATCAATCTCATCAGTGCCCTCGTTTCCCAAAATGAGGCAGTGCGCGAAAGTGGTATTCTTATCAACTGGGAGGAAGAAGTGCTCCAAGGTCGACAACAGCCAAATAGAGAAGTTATGGAAGATTTCTTTCGGTACATTCCGAGGGGCGCGTTTGATATCGAGATGAAAAATCTCCTTCGACGCGTCCAGAAGTACCCCAACTTTTCAAAGTCAGTTGCCGAGCTCGAGGTAGAAAAGAAGTACAACATTGCTTGTGAGGTGGGGGAGGGGAAGTTTCTCCTCGGCGAGCAATCGCCGTTTTCCAAGGGAGAGTTTCTCCTCATTCCATTTGAATTTCCGGAGCGGTACGGATTTTTCGAGATACTAGCTCCAGGGTTTCAACGTCGTATTGCTGCAGTACTTAAACCATACCCATGGCGCATAGATGCCGACGATCTGGTGTATGAATCGTAGCGGTTCGCACACATAAGGCCCGCTTCGTTTAACACGAAGCGGGCCTTTCTCTAATAGTATTCAACTAGTTTTTGGATTGCATTCATAAATTTTCAAGTGGATAGACGTCGAAGGCAACTTCTTCGTATGGGTGTACTGATTTCATCGCCGAAATAATATCAAGCATTTTCTCTCTTTCGCAGACAAATTCAATTCGTTCTTCTGGTACAGATTCTAATGTACCAACTTCACCTATTGCTGGACGCGCTCCGTCTTCAGGTAGAAATCGTCCGGTTCCTTTTGATGAAAAGGTACAGAATGAATAGTTGCCAATTTTTCCTGCGCCTGCTTTACCTACAGCATCACGAACAACATCGGCGTGTGATTCAGGAACGAACACAACGATTTTTAGTTTTTTTGTTTGAGACATGCGACTATTTTAGCAGATTTTTAGGGCTATTTGGGGTAACTTGACAAGTGGTAATAATATATAGTATAATATCTAACAGAAGCTCATCACCAGATCAGCCGTAATGGTTGGTCAAAACCGAAGGAGAAAAATCGTGAAGAAGATTTTCTCATTTGACGCCGAGACCAACGGACTCTGGGGACAGGCGTGGGCGATCGGCGCCCTCGTCTACGACGAGAACGGCGTTGAAATTGCCCGATTCGTCGGCCGTCTGCCGGACTCGGCGGTGACCGACTCGTGGAGCCGGGAGAACACTCTGCCCCAGGTGCAGGGAATCCCGGTGACCCATGAGGACTACGACTCGCTTCTCGCCTCGTTCGCCGACTTCTACAAGGCGAACAAGGACGGAGCCGACGTCGTCGTGCACATGGGGTACATCGTGGAGGCGAAGATTCTTCGTGATCTCCACGATCGCGGCCTTATCGGCGACTGGGAGGGGCCGTACCCGCTCTACGACGTCAGCGGAAACCTGCAGGCCGCTGGTGCGGACCCCACCTCGGTGGACAAGTTCGCGGACGAGCGAGGTCTTCAGGTGGGAGTGGGTACCGACATCGTCGGAGGAACCCACAATCCGCTCTGGGATTCTGCCGCCGCGGCGGCAGTCTACCGCTACTTGGTCTACGACAAGTAGCAACGTGGGAGTTTGAGAGGACTCCGTCAACAAAACCTCTCCCATCGTAGAATGTGTGTTCTACCCGATGAGTCCAAAAGGACGAAATGGTTTGTTCTTTGAGAAAATTCTTTCGGTTATCTCAGTGTTTGTGATTTGAAGAGAGCGTTGAGATAACCGAAAGAAAAAAGGAGATACTATGCAAAGGAAAAAAATTGAAGTGAAGAAAGGGAAGTACGCCTTTCTTGTTGACGGACTCAGAAAAGAGCCCATCAACTTTCTGCGGCATGAGCCGCTGAATGAGATTGAAATCTTACTTGGCAAGGGAGCCAAGAGTGTCGAGTACTACGGCACTTTCGGGGGAGAGGACGGGGTTCTCCTTCTAGTAGTTGAAGTGTCGTCGGATGGACCAGTTATCACAGAAGGTGGTAATCTCTTCGCGTTCTGCAAAGGGTGCGGAGAACTCATTCGGAGCGAGCACGGGTGTGTCAGAGGGTCTGATGAACCGTGCAAGGAGAAGTTCCGGTCGGGAACAAGCTTTCTCACCGCCCCGCTGGATCACCCTTGTGCCGCTCTCTACCACGCGGCACAGGACGGAAAGTTCTTGGTCGGGATTGACAACCCGATGCGAGTTCCAGATGTGCCGAGTTGGGTCTTGATTCAAAACAGAAAGACCCACGGCGGTGGTCACCATTATCACTGGTTTGGTCGCTCTGGACTTAGTCCAGAGGGTCTCGCAGACTTCTTTCGGAGGCATCCTGCCAGTGACGCCGAAGTATCTCTCGAAGGAGAGGTTGTGGTGGTCAAATCATCACAACTCGGACCGTGGATTGGTTCGAGTGGACGTTGGGCGAAGGCCTACCAACGTCTTGGAATTCGAGTTCAGTTTCGACCAGTTGTAGCCACCGCCTGATGAAACACGGGAGACCGCGCTTTCATCAGGCGGTTTTCTTATTTTTATTTTTTGAATCTACTCCACTATTCGCGCGAATTAGAGAATGGTTTTTTGGAGCTTTTGAAAGTATTCAGTTAGTTTCTGAATTGTATGCATGCGACTATTTTAGCAGATTTTTAGGGCTATTTGGGGTAACTTGACAAAACAAATTATTTTTGCTAAAAAACAGATAGAACACAACATACGCTACTTGGCGTATGAACTTTTGGAGAAAAATCATGAAACTGTTCCGAGGTGTGCTTATCGTCTTGACGGTAGCGTTGGTTTTCCAGGCCCTTCTCACTGTCTACAAGCATCACAAAAAGGCGGAGCAGCTGGAGAGGTTTGTGGCCGCAGAAGCGTTGGACGCGGCCGCCTCACTTGCAAACGCTCTGGAAGCCACTTATTACCAGGACGGAGGACTCGATTCTGTTGTGACCACGTGTGCCTCATCGGAGATCACCTGGACGAAGACGACACACGGGGAGTTCACAACCCGATGCAACGTCACCGGAGATTTCTACGACCCGGACACGTACAAGACGATTACGGACGGAAAAGACACAATCCTTCCAGTGAGTCTTTTCACGAGAGTCGACGAGAGGATGCTCGTTCGACTCAAGGATGGTTGGAGGTTGCGGAGCGCCACCCTTACAGTGCTCGCGGAAGACGCCCGAGGTCGGGTGCTTGCCAAGGCGAGCAAACACCTTCGGTAGTGGGCATTCAATCTCTGCCGCCTGACAGACACGGAAAACCGCGCTTTGTCTGGCGGTTTTCTTATTTTTATTTTTTGAATCTACTCCACTATTCGCGCGAATTAGAGAATGGTTTTTTGGAACTTTTGAAAGTATTCAGCTAGTTTCTGGATTGTATGCATGTGACTATTTTAGCAGATTTTTAGGGCTCTTTGGGGTAACTTGACGTGGGACGATTTATGACTTATACTTTTTACGGAACCGAACGAAAGAACAACTTCGACTCAGGAGGCCGAGACAATGGCGACTCAAGGGGTGGTAAGTGTCGTGAAGAACGGGGTGGTGGTGCTCAAGGTTGTCGCAGGCTGCGATGGTTACAACGCGGCCCTGCTCGGCAACACGATTCGGGGAATGGGAATCATTCCAGATGCGGAGAACGCCTACGACCTGGCGTTCAAGCTCCGTTTCGGCGAGGTCGAGTGCCTCGTCGCGATGGACCAGAGGACCGAGGTGTTTCGGGGTCACGACGAGATCGACTCGACGAGGTATCGAGCCACCTTCAGCGACCCGCGCTTCAACCCAAGGTGGGAGCAGGGAACCGCCGACTTCGTGGAGGTGGTCGAGTTCTAGAATCAACACGATGACCCAGAACGAGCTGAACTATACCGTCTGACAAACACGGAAAACCGCGCTTTCATCAGGCGGTTTTCTTATTTTTATTTTTGAATCTACTCCACTATTCGCGCGAATTAGAGAATGGTTGCCGGGGAATTTCTGAAAATATTCAGTTGTCTTAATTAAATTTTACAAAAAGAAACCGCCTCGTCTGGGAACGGGACGGTTCCATGTGACGGGGCGGGGGCAGGTGCTACTGCGGGGTTGGGAGCGAAATTGGCGCAGTTCGGTTGACCTGCATCGTGCGGCGCATCCACCACTCGTCCAGGATGATCTGGACCATACCGCGCTCTCGCTTGCCCGCGACCATTTGCGCTATGGGTGCGAGTGTTCGAATGTCGCGGTGTTCGCGCTGGCCGTCGGACCACTCGATGAGTACCTCTGTGAACGACGGGTTGTGCTCGTAGCGATCCACGACCCAGAAAATCTCATTGTAATCGGTGATGCAGGTGGCGGGAAGCTCGACGGTTTTGAGCAGCTCCAGCATCTGCTCTTCGTGCACCTTGCGCTCTGTCGCGGTTCGCGCCTCTTCGGCGTCGGCGGACTTGGAACCAGACGTGTCCCCGATGAGCATGAAAAGGCTGAAGACGATGATGCATCCGAGGATGAACCCGAAAACGAGGTTCATCCGTTTCGCTGACATGAACTCTCTCTCAGTAAAGAGGCGCTCCATGTTGAACCTCCTCGGCCGATGGCCTGTAGGTACGTATTTTCTGGAGAGGATGATACTATAAAATCACAAAAAAGTCAACTGACAAATTATTCGAGGATATCAGGAATATGAGAACGGGGAACTTTGCGAACATTTACTTTCTCCATTTTTAGAATTGACGCTTTCATGAGGCGGTGTAGTCCGTCTAAGATTAGCCAACGGCCTTTATTCTCCATAATGTCTATTGGATGTATGAGGTCTGCGTTCATGGTGCGCTCGTACTCTTCTTTGTGCGCGTCAGGATTGGTCAGGACTTCCTGGGGCGTAAGATTATAGACGCCGTTTTCCCAAAGGAATGGAATATCGAAGTGCCATGTAAGTTCGCTGGTAGGTATTTCTTCAACAGGGACATCAAGAGCCCACACCTTTGGTTCACTCCAATCAAAATCAAATCCAACGTCTTTAATTATTTGTGGAATATCACCCATGTTCTGATTATTTTTGTATTATATAAAAAAGTGCCTGACTCCATTGTCCACATTTTTTATTTCGCACATCGTTAAAGTACCCCTTTGTTTTGCAATTCCATTACAAAAAACTTACCTTTTTCACTGAAATCAATTGTCAGCTGTCCGCCCACTTTATCTTTTCGTATAAGTCCTATAACGTCAAGTTTTGAGAAGTAATTAGGATTTAAGTATTCATCGTACGGATGAGATGGGCTTGTCGAGTATTTACCGCCATATTGATAAATAATTTGGTTTGCTTTTTTGAGTGCCTCAATATTTTCGGGGTTATAAGAGAATTTTTTTAGTTCATCCAACCAAGCGACCATGGGATTGCTTTTTTTTATTTGTTTTTCTTGCTTAGTTGTTTTTGCAACCACCTCAATTTTTTTTGCGCGCTGTTCTTCGAGTGCAGTTTTTTCTTCCTCAATCTTCCTTTTTTCTAGAATACTTATGATAGTTTTTTTTGACTCATACTCCTCATTTTTTCTGTGTGCTTTTATAAGAAACAATTCAGGAAATGTCCAAATTACTAAAAATGTTAATAAGAAAGGTAGCGCCCAAAGGCAGACGCTTATTATAGGATGTGTAGGATCTAATAAAAGATTCTGAAGATATTCTGTTTTTAAAAGTCCTTTAGATTCCCAGATTTTTTCCTCACTTAGAAAGAAAAGAGCAACCATAAATTTCCAATGGATGATTATGGAAGATATTAGAAGTGTCCCATAAAATGGGCTTGAAAATCTCTGCTCGACCATCTTTTTTATTGATTCAAAAATTTCTGTCATGTTTTTGTTTCTAAAACTCCGCACTTGTTCCTTGAGCGGAAGCGTCGAATTGCTCAACACCGTGGCGTTCAAGTGAACGGAAGGTGGCTTTCTTGTCGTCAAAGTAGAGTTCGAGCACACCCGTTGGACCGTTACGGTGCTTGGCGATGATGAGTTCCACAATGTTTGAGCGCTCACCAGCTTCTTTGTAGCGGTCTTCACTGTGAATAAACATAACCAAGTCAGCGTCCTGTTCAATAGAACCAGAGTCACGAAGGTCGGAGAGTTGTGGTCGTCCACGGCGCTGTTCAATGGCACGTGAAAGCTGTGAGAGGGCAACGACAGGCACGTCGAGCTCGCGGGCAAGCTGTTTCAGTGAGCGGGAAATTTCGGTCACTTGTTGCACCATGTTGTCTTGCTGGCGGTTTTTACCTGATGGAACCATGAGCTGGAGGTAGTCTACAATGATGAGGTCGAGACCTTGCTCACTCTTGAGACGGCGGGCAACAGAGCGCATTTTCAAAATGTTGTTGCCCGCCTGGTCGTCGATGAATATTTTTGCTTGCGAGAGTTTGTTTGTGGCATCACTAATGCGTTCAAATTCGTCGTCGGTGGAAAGTTTTCCTGTGCGCAAACGCCACGCATCCACTTGTGCCTCTGATGCAAGCATGCGGTCTACTAATTGCTGTGCACTCATTTCAAGAGAGAAGATACCAACGGATTTGCCGTAGCGAATAGAGGAGTGGCGTGCAATGTCCAATGCGAGGGACGTCTTTCCCATGGAAGGTCGTGCGGCGAGAATGACGAGGTCTGCTTTTTGAAGTCCTGCGATTTTGTTGTCCAACTCTGGAAAACCTGTTGGCACACCGCGGAGTGTTCCTGAAGATTTTTGCAATTTGTCCAAGCGTTCAAACGCATCGGCGAGCACGTCACTGATGGGAATAAATTTCTTTGTTCCTGGGGCAGACGTGATGTTGTAGATTTGCTTCTCCGCTTTATCAAGTAACTCTTCCAACTCTTCTTCTTCGGCAAAGCCGAGTTCGGTGATGTGGTAGGCGGCTTCAATCAACTGGCGCATCGTGTACTTCTTTTGCACAATTTCAGCGTAGTGCTTTGCGTTCATGGATGAGGGCACCGTGTCCACCAAGCCAGTGAGGTAGCTCATGCCACCAACCGTCTCTATTTCTTTGAGTTCTTTGAGTCGAGAGGAGAGTGAAACAAGATCAATCGGTTCTCCTTTTTTGTAGATGTCGAACATCGCGGAAAAAATAATTCCGTGTTTGCGTGCATAAAATGATTCTGCTGAGAGAATATCAATGACGTCGTGCACTGCTTCAGGACGCAACAAAATAGAACCGAGAAGTGCTTTCTCTGTCTCCACATCTGATGGTGGTGTGCGAACTGGTTTTGTTTGAGGGTGAGTTGCCATGAATATCTGCATAGTAGCATACGAAAACAATCGCCTTTACATACAAAAGAGGGGAGTACCTGTGTCTACACTGTGGACAAGTGAGTCAAAAAAACGGCTCTATAGAGCCGTTTTTATGCATTAGGAGTTTTTTGGAATGATTTTCTGGCCGTCAGGCGTGTCTTTAACATCAAATCCTAATTTTTCAATATCAGCACGTAGGTTATCAGATGTAGTCCAATCTTTTGCTTCGCGCGCTGCTTGTCGTGCGTCAAGGAGTGATTGAATGTCATTTGAGACAGCCACTGCCTCAACGCTATCTAACTTGAGTCCAAGAACGGTATCAAATGCGAGTGCGGTTACTTTTTTGTCAGCAGGGGATACAGCTTCATCTTTGAGAAGCTCCCACAACACAGCAACTGCCTGAGGGGTTCCTAAATCGTCATTTACTGCGTCCATGAATCGTTTGTAGTACTCATCGTTGACGGTGCCTCCTTCTTCATCTAGCTCACGAATACGTTCAACTAATTTGAGGTATGCATTTTGTCCTGCAAGGAGCGCTTCCATAGTGAAGTTCATTTCACTTCGGTAGTGTCCTGTGAGTAACCAGTAGCGGTAGGCAAGGGGAGTCACACCTTTCTCTTGTAGTGTTGAGAGAACGAGTACATTACCAAGCGATTTAGAAATCTTTTCATTATCAATATTGAGAAACGCATTGTGCAACCAGTATCGTGCAAATACTTTTCCTGTCGCATTCTCTGACTGTGCGATTTCATTGTTGTGGTGCACAGGAATATGATCAATACCACCTGTGTGAATATCAAATGTCTCACCGAGATACTTCATGCTCATAGCTGAACACTCAATGTGCCACCCAGGAAATCCTTTTCCCCACGGGCTTTCCCAACCAAGCTCGGTGTTGAATTTCCATAACGCAAAGTCACGGGGACCGTGTTTGTGAGACTCTTCTGCATCCGCACGAACATCTGAGAGTGGAGTGAGTCCGCCAAGTCGTCCATAGTGTGCATCTTTTTCTGTATCAAAGTAGACACCATCGCCAGGAATGATGTACGTGAATCCTTTTTCTTCGAGACGTTTGATGATATCGATTTGTTCAGGAATGTTATCTGTCGCTCGTGGTAATTCTTGTGGGTGCAGAATATTAAGAGAGGCCAAATCTTCTTCAAATACTTTTGTGTATCGTTCTGCAAGTTCACGCATACCAACGAGCGTCATAGGAAGACCTTCTCGTTTTAAGCCTTTACTCATTTTGTCTTCTCCAGAGTCTGCATCGGAGGTGAGGTGACCAACATCCGTAATGTTCATCACTTGGAGTACGTCGAATCCATTTGTGGTGAGTACACGACGAAGCGTATCTGCAAACACATACGCACGGAGGTTGCCAATGTGTACACGGTCGTACACGGTTGGGCCACAGTTGTACATGCCCACATGTGGCGCAACAAGCGGTTCAAACGGTTCTTTTGTTCGTGAAAGTGTGTTG encodes the following:
- the recR gene encoding recombination protein RecR codes for the protein MNAIQKLAEYFQKFPGIGPRQAKRFVHFLLTQDKAFVKSLSERIEELQASISRCAQCHRFFDADGYAEVCDICSSPNRDTHLLMVVEKDADLDAIEKTHAYNGHYFVIGGTVPLLESTPSNLKTDELTKYVQKNIKNLKEIIIATGAHPEGEMTADHVKSLLLPITTENGITISMLGRGLSTGTELEYSDADTIKSAFTNRR
- a CDS encoding YqfO family protein → MSQTKKLKIVVFVPESHADVVRDAVGKAGAGKIGNYSFCTFSSKGTGRFLPEDGARPAIGEVGTLESVPEERIEFVCEREKMLDIISAMKSVHPYEEVAFDVYPLENL
- a CDS encoding ParB N-terminal domain-containing protein is translated as MGDIPQIIKDVGFDFDWSEPKVWALDVPVEEIPTSELTWHFDIPFLWENGVYNLTPQEVLTNPDAHKEEYERTMNADLIHPIDIMENKGRWLILDGLHRLMKASILKMEKVNVRKVPRSHIPDILE
- the dnaB gene encoding replicative DNA helicase — protein: MATHPQTKPVRTPPSDVETEKALLGSILLRPEAVHDVIDILSAESFYARKHGIIFSAMFDIYKKGEPIDLVSLSSRLKELKEIETVGGMSYLTGLVDTVPSSMNAKHYAEIVQKKYTMRQLIEAAYHITELGFAEEEELEELLDKAEKQIYNITSAPGTKKFIPISDVLADAFERLDKLQKSSGTLRGVPTGFPELDNKIAGLQKADLVILAARPSMGKTSLALDIARHSSIRYGKSVGIFSLEMSAQQLVDRMLASEAQVDAWRLRTGKLSTDDEFERISDATNKLSQAKIFIDDQAGNNILKMRSVARRLKSEQGLDLIIVDYLQLMVPSGKNRQQDNMVQQVTEISRSLKQLARELDVPVVALSQLSRAIEQRRGRPQLSDLRDSGSIEQDADLVMFIHSEDRYKEAGERSNIVELIIAKHRNGPTGVLELYFDDKKATFRSLERHGVEQFDASAQGTSAEF
- a CDS encoding cysteine--tRNA ligase encodes the protein MLTFYNTLSRTKEPFEPLVAPHVGMYNCGPTVYDRVHIGNLRAYVFADTLRRVLTTNGFDVLQVMNITDVGHLTSDADSGEDKMSKGLKREGLPMTLVGMRELAERYTKVFEEDLASLNILHPQELPRATDNIPEQIDIIKRLEEKGFTYIIPGDGVYFDTEKDAHYGRLGGLTPLSDVRADAEESHKHGPRDFALWKFNTELGWESPWGKGFPGWHIECSAMSMKYLGETFDIHTGGIDHIPVHHNNEIAQSENATGKVFARYWLHNAFLNIDNEKISKSLGNVLVLSTLQEKGVTPLAYRYWLLTGHYRSEMNFTMEALLAGQNAYLKLVERIRELDEEGGTVNDEYYKRFMDAVNDDLGTPQAVAVLWELLKDEAVSPADKKVTALAFDTVLGLKLDSVEAVAVSNDIQSLLDARQAAREAKDWTTSDNLRADIEKLGFDVKDTPDGQKIIPKNS